From a single Nostoc sp. MS1 genomic region:
- the rpsN gene encoding 30S ribosomal protein S14 has product MAKKSMIEREKKRARLVEKYAAKREALLEEFRTTESPLDKLEIHRQIQQLPRNSAPIRRRNRCWVTGRPRGVYRDFGLSRNVLREWAHEGLLPGVVKSSW; this is encoded by the coding sequence ATGGCAAAGAAAAGCATGATTGAGCGCGAGAAGAAACGCGCTAGGTTGGTAGAAAAGTATGCTGCAAAGCGTGAAGCTTTGTTAGAAGAGTTCAGAACTACTGAATCTCCTCTAGACAAGTTAGAAATTCACCGCCAGATTCAACAGCTACCCCGCAATAGTGCGCCTATCCGTCGCCGTAACCGTTGCTGGGTAACTGGTCGTCCTAGAGGTGTTTATCGTGACTTTGGGCTATCTCGGAACGTTCTCCGGGAATGGGCGCACGAAGGCCTTTTACCTGGGGTTGTTAAGTCTAGCTGGTAG
- the aat gene encoding leucyl/phenylalanyl-tRNA--protein transferase encodes MQYDIASIIQGYAQGYFLMADDNDCLGWYGSRDRTLIPLDERFRYPKSLQRVLNQERFSVAINRDFAAVVAGCANRETTWISQELQEIYWLMYQTGYAYSFETWQGDELAGGILGIVIGGAFIGESMFYRIPDGSKVAMVKLVERLRKNEFVMFDAQMMNPHLERFGAYSIKDKEYKALLGKALQTSCSLS; translated from the coding sequence ATGCAATATGATATCGCCTCTATTATTCAAGGCTACGCTCAAGGCTATTTTCTCATGGCGGATGACAATGATTGTCTGGGATGGTATGGTAGCCGCGATCGCACTTTGATACCTTTAGATGAGCGATTTCGTTATCCTAAATCTTTACAACGTGTTTTGAATCAAGAAAGGTTTTCTGTGGCGATTAACCGTGATTTTGCGGCTGTAGTCGCTGGCTGTGCTAACCGCGAAACTACTTGGATTTCCCAAGAACTGCAAGAAATTTATTGGCTAATGTATCAGACTGGTTACGCCTATAGCTTTGAAACATGGCAAGGTGATGAGTTAGCCGGCGGGATTTTAGGAATTGTCATCGGTGGTGCGTTTATTGGTGAATCAATGTTTTATCGCATTCCCGATGGTTCTAAGGTAGCAATGGTGAAGCTGGTAGAAAGATTACGTAAAAATGAATTTGTCATGTTTGATGCACAAATGATGAATCCCCACTTAGAAAGATTTGGCGCTTACAGCATTAAGGATAAAGAATATAAAGCTCTACTGGGCAAAGCACTACAGACTTCTTGCAGTTTAAGTTAA
- a CDS encoding glycosyltransferase family 4 protein, producing the protein MIDNTNSNALIVNLSILLSQPTGISNYAQRVFPNLKALNLILLTAKNHPEYKCYCIPDNLTPAHGTKGHFRRLVWTQWELPKIYYQLRSQLLFSPLPEAPLHSNCRFVVMSHDLIPLRFPKRFSPLTPYHRYYIPQVLKQAQHVICNSQATADDIVNFYQIPANKITPIHLAHDRTHFRFLNLPTRNYFLYIGRQDPYKNLQRLITAFAALPNNDYELWLVGPTDKRYTPFLQAQVEELGITNRVKFLNYVAYADLPIIINGAIALVFPSLWEGFGFPVLEAMACGTPVITSNLSSLPEVAGDAAILINPYNTAEITDAMQQLTTDAELRSQLSIKGIDRANQFSWEKTGQATVEVLSRFL; encoded by the coding sequence ATGATAGATAATACCAACTCTAATGCACTAATTGTTAATTTATCTATACTTTTATCCCAACCAACAGGCATAAGTAACTATGCCCAAAGGGTTTTTCCTAATTTAAAAGCACTGAATCTTATATTATTAACAGCAAAAAATCATCCTGAATACAAGTGTTATTGCATACCAGATAATTTGACTCCTGCTCATGGAACAAAAGGACATTTTCGCAGATTAGTTTGGACACAATGGGAATTACCAAAAATTTATTATCAACTACGATCGCAACTTTTATTTTCACCCTTACCAGAAGCACCTCTACATAGCAACTGTCGTTTTGTGGTCATGTCGCATGACTTAATACCGTTGCGCTTTCCTAAACGCTTCTCACCGTTGACACCATACCATCGCTACTACATCCCCCAAGTGCTGAAGCAAGCGCAACACGTTATTTGTAACTCTCAAGCTACAGCCGATGATATCGTTAACTTTTATCAAATTCCCGCTAATAAAATAACACCGATTCATCTGGCACACGATCGCACTCACTTCCGTTTTCTCAATTTACCAACTCGCAACTACTTTCTCTACATTGGTAGGCAAGACCCATATAAAAATTTACAGCGCCTCATCACGGCTTTTGCTGCGTTACCAAACAATGATTATGAACTATGGTTAGTAGGGCCGACTGATAAGCGATATACACCGTTTTTGCAAGCGCAGGTTGAGGAATTGGGAATTACTAATCGCGTGAAATTTCTCAACTATGTAGCCTATGCTGACTTACCAATAATTATTAATGGTGCGATCGCTCTTGTATTTCCTAGTCTGTGGGAAGGTTTCGGTTTCCCTGTCTTAGAAGCTATGGCTTGCGGTACGCCTGTTATTACCTCTAACTTATCTTCCTTACCTGAAGTTGCTGGTGATGCTGCTATCCTCATCAACCCCTACAACACCGCAGAAATTACCGATGCAATGCAGCAGTTAACCACGGATGCAGAACTGCGATCGCAGCTTTCCATTAAAGGTATAGATAGAGCTAATCAATTTAGTTGGGAAAAAACAGGGCAAGCCACCGTTGAAGTTTTATCTCGCTTTCTATAA
- a CDS encoding glycosyltransferase family 4 protein, translating into MLKITIDATPIMPEQSGVGFHVLNLINSLYYLQSSEQFQLFIAYQPRLINWLKNNRYVPLLLEQYTNTTVIPLPVRLSNLLVNLSPQLFSFYLEKYLDTPDIVHGTNHSVYPYLSSRRVLNIYDLAFEKYPQYVDSVAKNYKRQIQQNLQWTDLILTSSESSKKDIIEYLQVDPKIVYVTPLASRYHSDYLCNVEFSALQNQINYNFDKPYLLFVSTIEPRKNITNLITAFNLLKQKQAIEHNLVLIGKKGWSYKPIFTAIENSLWKNDIHHLDYLSDELVALFYAKANVFVYPSYYEGFGLPVLEAMTLGAPVVTSNTSSIPEVAGDAALLIDPNDPIQLADAILKVISDSQLRQDLIIKGKERAKLFSWERTAKETLNAYKSLF; encoded by the coding sequence ATGCTAAAAATTACCATTGATGCCACACCAATAATGCCAGAACAAAGTGGTGTTGGTTTTCATGTGTTAAATTTAATAAATTCTCTATATTACCTACAGAGTTCTGAACAATTTCAACTTTTTATAGCTTACCAACCCCGTTTAATAAACTGGTTAAAAAATAACAGGTATGTTCCTCTACTCCTTGAGCAATATACAAACACTACTGTAATTCCTTTACCAGTTAGATTATCCAATCTATTAGTAAACCTGTCGCCTCAATTATTTTCTTTCTACTTGGAAAAATATTTAGATACACCGGATATAGTTCATGGAACTAACCACAGTGTCTATCCCTATCTTTCAAGTCGCCGTGTTTTGAATATATACGATTTGGCTTTTGAAAAATATCCACAATATGTGGACTCTGTTGCAAAAAATTATAAAAGACAAATTCAGCAAAATCTCCAGTGGACTGATCTAATTTTAACAAGTTCAGAAAGTTCAAAGAAAGATATAATTGAGTATTTGCAAGTAGATCCTAAAATAGTTTATGTGACTCCCCTAGCTAGTCGTTACCATTCCGATTACTTATGTAATGTAGAATTTTCTGCTTTACAAAATCAAATTAACTATAATTTTGATAAACCATATTTACTTTTCGTTAGTACCATAGAGCCTAGAAAAAATATTACTAATTTAATAACAGCATTTAACTTACTGAAACAAAAGCAGGCAATTGAACATAATTTAGTATTAATTGGGAAAAAAGGCTGGAGTTACAAACCTATATTTACAGCTATTGAAAATTCTCTTTGGAAAAATGATATTCACCATCTTGATTACTTATCAGATGAATTAGTTGCATTGTTTTATGCAAAAGCTAATGTTTTTGTTTATCCATCTTATTATGAAGGTTTTGGCTTACCTGTTTTAGAAGCTATGACTTTGGGCGCACCAGTAGTTACTTCTAATACTTCATCAATTCCCGAAGTTGCAGGAGATGCGGCTCTACTAATTGATCCAAATGACCCTATTCAACTAGCAGATGCAATACTCAAAGTAATTAGTGATTCTCAATTAAGGCAAGATTTAATTATTAAAGGTAAAGAAAGAGCAAAATTATTTTCTTGGGAAAGAACAGCAAAAGAAACCCTAAATGCTTATAAAAGCTTATTTTAA
- a CDS encoding D-glycero-alpha-D-manno-heptose-1,7-bisphosphate 7-phosphatase, protein MFIHDENQATPQANQLNKALFLDRDGVLIEYLPYLNHPNQVKVPYSAKETFKKWQNSGYLLIVITNQSGVSRGYFTLDDVDMVHKEIRQEYESFGVYFHDIFICPHQPSDNCKCRKPSPHMLLEAASKYSIDLSQSFFIGDAISDVECAINAGCQAILLLTDRTSDFAKQLADMQVLIYVVEELTKTVKFIQAN, encoded by the coding sequence ATGTTCATTCATGATGAAAATCAAGCTACCCCTCAAGCAAATCAACTTAATAAAGCTTTGTTTCTTGACAGAGATGGAGTTTTGATAGAGTATCTTCCTTATCTGAATCATCCAAATCAAGTAAAAGTTCCCTACAGTGCTAAGGAAACTTTTAAAAAATGGCAAAATTCCGGCTATTTATTAATAGTAATTACCAATCAATCTGGTGTAAGTAGAGGTTATTTCACTCTAGATGATGTTGATATGGTTCATAAAGAAATTCGCCAAGAATATGAAAGCTTTGGCGTATATTTTCATGATATTTTTATTTGTCCTCATCAACCATCTGATAACTGCAAATGCCGCAAGCCTTCCCCGCATATGCTTTTAGAAGCTGCAAGTAAGTACTCTATAGACCTTTCGCAATCTTTTTTTATCGGAGATGCAATTAGTGATGTAGAGTGTGCTATAAATGCTGGTTGTCAAGCAATCTTATTACTTACAGATAGAACCTCAGATTTTGCTAAACAATTAGCTGACATGCAAGTTCTAATTTATGTTGTTGAAGAGCTAACAAAAACAGTTAAATTCATTCAGGCTAACTAA
- the gmhA gene encoding D-sedoheptulose 7-phosphate isomerase encodes MDYWVQDKLKSLEAAFTPEYCQAIDKVVGLIVESFQKGNTLFICGNGGSASDAQHIAAEFIGRFLVNRKGLPAIALSTNPATLTAWTNDHEFETIFSRQVESLGKPGDIVWGISTSGKSQNVIRALKASQQMGIITIGMAGNEGGMLQGVADYPLFVAEQHTPLVQEIHVITYHRICELVEFQLFTK; translated from the coding sequence TTGGATTACTGGGTGCAGGATAAACTCAAAAGCTTGGAAGCAGCGTTCACACCAGAGTATTGCCAAGCTATAGATAAGGTAGTCGGTTTGATTGTGGAAAGTTTCCAAAAAGGCAATACCTTGTTCATTTGCGGTAATGGTGGATCTGCATCTGACGCACAACACATAGCTGCTGAGTTTATTGGACGCTTCTTAGTTAATCGTAAAGGATTGCCGGCGATCGCACTCTCTACTAATCCAGCTACTCTCACAGCTTGGACAAATGACCACGAATTTGAAACTATTTTTTCCCGACAAGTGGAATCTCTTGGTAAACCAGGAGATATTGTTTGGGGAATTTCCACCTCTGGTAAATCTCAAAATGTTATTCGAGCTTTAAAAGCATCTCAACAAATGGGAATTATCACTATAGGTATGGCAGGTAACGAAGGAGGTATGCTTCAAGGTGTTGCAGACTATCCCTTATTTGTTGCTGAACAACATACGCCATTAGTTCAAGAAATTCATGTGATTACCTACCATCGGATTTGTGAACTGGTAGAGTTTCAGTTATTTACAAAATAA
- a CDS encoding NAD-dependent epimerase/dehydratase family protein translates to MKILITGATGFLGTILCTQLEAQGHELVRLNSQNCDLTQQDSLLKFNHETYDQMYHLAAWTQAGDFCLYHPGEQWIINQQINTNILAWWQAYQPQAKLISMGTSCAYAPDLELVEENYLTGMPIDSLFTYAMTKRMLYAGQLALHKQYGLKYLCLVPSTLYGPGYHTDGRQMHFIFDLIRKIIRGKLYGETVTLWGNGYQSRELVFVTDFVKIMLQLAATVDNELINIGAGEEFTIRHFAKLICEQVDYDFNLIQFDTGRYVGAKSKCLAINKLKQYIPDLTLTPLEVGLSKTIEWFETQKDKLLPNK, encoded by the coding sequence ATGAAAATACTAATTACTGGTGCTACAGGCTTTTTAGGTACAATCCTTTGTACACAGCTAGAAGCTCAAGGTCATGAGTTAGTCCGTCTTAATTCTCAAAACTGTGACCTCACTCAACAAGACTCTTTGCTAAAGTTTAATCATGAAACTTACGACCAAATGTATCATTTAGCAGCTTGGACTCAAGCTGGTGATTTTTGCCTCTACCATCCCGGCGAACAGTGGATTATCAACCAACAAATCAACACCAATATACTTGCTTGGTGGCAGGCATATCAACCTCAAGCAAAGTTAATTAGTATGGGTACTAGCTGTGCCTACGCTCCCGATTTAGAGTTAGTGGAAGAAAATTATCTCACAGGAATGCCTATAGACAGCTTGTTTACCTATGCAATGACCAAACGGATGTTGTATGCTGGTCAACTAGCATTACATAAACAGTATGGCTTGAAGTACCTTTGTCTAGTACCCTCTACCCTATATGGCCCAGGCTACCATACAGATGGGCGGCAAATGCACTTTATTTTCGATTTAATCCGCAAGATTATTCGCGGTAAACTCTATGGGGAAACAGTAACTCTTTGGGGGAACGGTTATCAGTCCCGCGAACTGGTTTTTGTAACCGATTTTGTCAAAATTATGCTGCAATTAGCAGCGACAGTAGACAATGAGTTAATTAACATCGGTGCTGGTGAAGAATTTACTATTAGACACTTCGCCAAACTCATTTGTGAGCAGGTAGACTATGATTTCAACTTAATCCAATTTGACACAGGACGCTATGTTGGCGCTAAATCTAAGTGTCTAGCCATCAATAAATTAAAACAATATATTCCTGATTTAACTTTAACTCCGTTAGAAGTTGGTTTGTCCAAAACAATTGAGTGGTTTGAGACACAAAAAGATAAACTGTTACCAAACAAGTGA
- a CDS encoding class I SAM-dependent methyltransferase translates to MECRVCDSTDLEIAVDLGSQPWCNHFLKPEEIGKEPFYPLRVLYCHNCGTVQLDYTVKKEIMFGDHTYLSGVTRSLSEHFKNVAQEVENCFFQDVENKSVLDIGSNDGTQLKHFQALGYDVLGVESSKTTAKIANDAGITTLNEFFNLDVVQRLNRKFHVINAAGVFFHLEELHSVTEGIREALRDDGVFVVQFLYMKRIVENLAFDQIYHEHLLYYNLNTIEVLLNRHGLSMFDAYLSPIHGGSIIGFVTHKGQKQPSDRLQKMRQSEVDDKSNELSTYLTFAQRIKQMKTENLAYLEQAKQQGKKIFGFGAPVKGNTMLNYFGVGSNYIDCLVEKNELRRGLYSPGMHIPIVIEKELEELPDIYYVLAWNFKKEILSNNQHLIDQGVEFYFPVNPQDS, encoded by the coding sequence ATGGAATGTCGTGTTTGTGACTCCACAGATTTAGAAATTGCGGTTGACTTAGGCTCGCAACCTTGGTGTAATCACTTTCTCAAACCAGAGGAAATTGGTAAAGAACCTTTTTATCCTTTGCGGGTTTTGTATTGTCACAATTGCGGTACAGTCCAGCTAGATTACACTGTTAAAAAAGAAATTATGTTTGGCGATCATACCTATTTGTCAGGTGTGACTCGCTCTTTAAGTGAACATTTCAAAAATGTCGCCCAAGAGGTTGAAAATTGCTTCTTTCAAGATGTAGAAAATAAGTCAGTGCTGGATATTGGCTCTAATGATGGTACTCAACTCAAGCATTTCCAGGCTCTTGGTTATGATGTTCTGGGTGTAGAGTCTTCCAAAACTACAGCTAAGATTGCTAATGATGCAGGAATTACAACTTTAAATGAGTTTTTCAATTTAGATGTGGTTCAACGCCTGAACCGTAAATTTCATGTCATCAATGCAGCCGGGGTATTTTTTCACTTAGAAGAATTACATTCTGTTACTGAAGGGATTCGAGAAGCATTAAGGGATGACGGGGTGTTTGTTGTCCAGTTTCTCTACATGAAACGGATTGTAGAAAATCTTGCTTTTGACCAAATCTACCACGAACATCTACTTTACTACAATCTCAACACTATAGAAGTGCTGTTAAACAGACATGGCTTATCCATGTTTGATGCTTACCTTTCACCTATTCATGGTGGTTCTATTATTGGGTTTGTAACACATAAAGGGCAAAAACAACCAAGCGATCGCCTACAGAAAATGCGTCAATCAGAAGTAGATGATAAAAGCAATGAATTATCTACTTATTTAACATTTGCCCAAAGAATTAAACAAATGAAAACCGAAAATCTTGCTTATTTAGAACAAGCTAAACAGCAAGGTAAGAAGATTTTTGGTTTTGGCGCTCCCGTTAAGGGAAATACTATGTTGAACTATTTTGGTGTTGGTAGCAATTACATAGATTGTTTAGTAGAAAAAAACGAATTACGTCGCGGACTTTATTCACCAGGAATGCACATTCCTATCGTGATTGAGAAAGAACTTGAGGAACTTCCCGATATTTACTACGTTTTAGCTTGGAACTTTAAAAAAGAGATTTTGTCTAACAATCAACACCTTATCGATCAAGGAGTTGAATTTTACTTTCCTGTCAATCCTCAAGACAGTTAA
- a CDS encoding S8 family serine peptidase, whose translation MTNPAFDLIGLTQLRNDSRFTGIDGSGMTVAVIDTGLDRTHSLLNDNYIAGRDFIYGDDNPEDVEGHGTHVAGTIGAEDPQYGVAPNVKLIGLKVFGNDGSGAYGTDVEAALQWVIANKDRYNIVAVNMSLGGGFYTSASQVAGDIRLDEIRRLEELGVVVVSAAGNSFKDHEYQNVAAPAIFSTLSVGAVWQDGVNQDAQWGSGGVDYTTGPDRVTSFSQRLDAANTIFAPGAMITSTVPGNGIEQLAGTSMASPIVAGAVALMQEASMQFGGRLLSPAEVVDIMRSTADTIFDGDDENDNVGNTNVAYPRLNIYKAVQEIQRRFQQTAPSGDPNGTIQGAIIGPILDGTTAINPILGSIGIDGTLTNVGNKDVDIIRFEVRSRGTVTIQLGSHTTNRADFDTLLRLFNSSGQEIAFNNDVGSNKFSAITAILDPGTYYVGVSGANNRNYNPNVAASGVAGATGNYSLQFQLSNSDPNGILSGAVPVNLGTDLAPLKFNGILGSDPIENSTERINIGAADVDIFKLVAPDNGILLIDIDTPYDSDFADSFLRIFDADGNELFSNDDALAFDSTLAYTEFTDSRYPNLVFEDPSDRTYFYGHTTDSFIGLRVDRGETLYIGVSDYFNDAYNPNNLSGRSTNNATGGLYDLIVQFFNNDQNGSISQALDSSVRPLPSIKAPGVIGGDSNFTTGEFIEVGDRDVDFIKINSPTAGILEIDIDSYDDSTITDKVDTVAFIFNKDGQLLASNDDTDSSLDPLIRYQIAANTDYFVAVAGYGNDNFDPFQLGSGSSGDTGEYKYSSRLLPLSQTNLLSNNTFTSGGVQNISFGATVFADIGYDNGFFIGGNDVDIYRFTSTITGQVTIRTSSNEAYSADTFLRVFNTNGTEIAFNNDENTSTRGSAVQLNVTAGTQYLIGVNGASSQARNYNPVIGTGAASGSQGNYSLTISTNESTWQIEGTGDFNRDGHIDILWHNSSTNQNGAWLMNSGGANIGWQNMAGNPAGWEINGTGDFNRDGNIDILWHNASTNQNGAWLMNSGGANIGWQNMAGNPGGWEINGTGDFNRDGNIDILWHNSSTNQNGAWLMNSGGANIGWQNMAGNPGGWEINGTGDFNRDGNIDILWHNSSTNQNGAWLMNSGGANIGWQNMAGNPASWEINGIGDFNRDGNIDILWHNPTSNLNGAWLMNSGGANIGWQGMSPNP comes from the coding sequence ATGACAAATCCTGCTTTTGATCTGATTGGTTTGACCCAACTACGCAACGACTCACGCTTTACTGGTATAGATGGTAGCGGAATGACCGTTGCTGTAATTGATACTGGATTAGATAGAACTCATTCCCTGCTAAATGATAATTACATTGCTGGGCGAGATTTTATTTATGGAGATGATAACCCTGAAGATGTAGAAGGGCATGGTACTCATGTGGCGGGTACAATTGGGGCGGAAGATCCACAGTATGGAGTCGCTCCCAATGTAAAGCTTATTGGTTTGAAGGTATTTGGCAATGATGGAAGCGGAGCCTATGGTACAGATGTTGAAGCTGCTCTACAGTGGGTAATTGCCAACAAAGACCGTTACAACATTGTTGCCGTTAATATGTCTTTAGGAGGCGGATTCTATACATCTGCGTCTCAGGTTGCTGGTGATATTAGACTTGATGAAATCAGAAGGCTGGAAGAATTAGGAGTAGTAGTTGTCTCGGCTGCCGGTAACTCATTTAAAGATCATGAATATCAGAATGTGGCCGCACCTGCAATTTTTAGTACCTTATCTGTAGGTGCTGTCTGGCAAGATGGAGTTAATCAAGATGCTCAGTGGGGTTCGGGAGGAGTTGATTACACGACAGGCCCAGATCGCGTTACTAGTTTTTCACAACGCTTAGATGCAGCAAACACTATATTTGCTCCAGGAGCAATGATTACCAGCACAGTACCTGGAAACGGTATTGAGCAACTGGCCGGAACGAGTATGGCCTCGCCCATAGTGGCGGGAGCGGTAGCGCTGATGCAGGAAGCATCCATGCAATTTGGGGGACGGTTGTTGAGTCCAGCCGAAGTTGTAGATATCATGCGCTCAACCGCAGATACTATATTTGATGGTGACGATGAAAACGATAATGTTGGCAACACCAATGTTGCATATCCTCGTTTAAATATATATAAAGCAGTCCAAGAAATTCAAAGAAGATTTCAGCAAACTGCTCCTAGTGGCGACCCGAATGGCACTATTCAGGGAGCGATTATTGGCCCAATATTAGATGGTACTACTGCGATTAATCCGATTCTGGGTAGCATTGGCATTGATGGGACTTTAACCAATGTAGGCAATAAAGATGTTGACATCATCAGATTTGAAGTGCGTTCTCGTGGTACAGTCACCATTCAACTGGGTTCACATACCACAAATCGTGCAGATTTTGATACTCTTTTACGCCTGTTTAACTCTTCAGGACAAGAAATAGCTTTTAACAACGATGTAGGTAGTAATAAATTCTCGGCAATTACAGCTATCCTCGATCCAGGCACATATTATGTAGGGGTAAGCGGTGCTAACAATCGCAACTATAATCCTAATGTTGCCGCTAGCGGTGTAGCTGGTGCCACAGGCAATTACTCCCTACAATTTCAACTCAGCAACTCTGATCCTAACGGTATTCTCAGTGGCGCAGTTCCAGTCAATCTGGGTACAGATTTAGCACCCTTAAAATTCAATGGTATTTTAGGCTCCGACCCGATTGAAAACTCCACCGAACGAATTAATATTGGGGCAGCCGATGTAGATATATTTAAATTAGTTGCACCAGATAATGGCATTCTGCTGATAGATATTGATACGCCATACGACAGTGACTTTGCTGATTCATTTTTGAGAATATTCGATGCGGATGGTAATGAGCTATTTAGTAATGATGATGCCTTAGCTTTTGATAGCACATTAGCTTACACAGAGTTTACAGACTCCAGATACCCAAATTTAGTTTTTGAAGATCCGAGCGATCGCACATATTTCTATGGACACACCACCGATAGCTTTATTGGTTTAAGAGTAGATCGAGGGGAAACTCTTTATATTGGTGTTTCTGATTATTTTAACGATGCTTATAATCCCAACAATCTTAGTGGACGTTCCACTAACAATGCGACTGGTGGTCTATATGATTTAATCGTCCAGTTCTTCAATAATGACCAGAATGGCAGTATCTCTCAGGCATTAGATAGTTCTGTCAGACCGCTTCCCAGCATTAAAGCGCCAGGAGTCATAGGTGGAGATAGTAATTTTACGACTGGAGAATTTATTGAAGTAGGCGATCGAGATGTAGATTTTATCAAAATCAATTCTCCCACCGCAGGCATTTTAGAAATTGATATTGATTCCTACGATGATTCCACCATTACAGATAAAGTTGATACTGTCGCCTTTATTTTCAACAAAGACGGTCAATTATTAGCTTCTAATGACGATACAGATTCATCTTTAGATCCCCTTATACGCTATCAAATAGCAGCTAATACAGATTATTTCGTGGCTGTAGCAGGCTATGGCAATGACAATTTTGATCCCTTTCAACTAGGTAGTGGTTCATCAGGAGATACAGGAGAGTATAAGTACAGCAGCCGACTCTTACCACTGTCTCAAACAAATCTTTTATCCAATAACACATTCACCAGTGGAGGTGTACAAAATATTTCCTTTGGTGCAACTGTTTTTGCCGACATCGGTTATGACAATGGCTTTTTCATAGGTGGTAATGATGTTGATATCTATCGGTTTACCTCTACAATAACCGGACAAGTAACCATTAGAACTAGCTCAAATGAAGCTTATAGTGCTGATACATTTTTACGAGTCTTCAACACTAATGGTACAGAAATCGCTTTTAATAACGATGAAAATACTTCCACCAGAGGCAGCGCCGTTCAATTAAATGTAACTGCTGGTACTCAATATCTCATAGGTGTTAACGGAGCAAGTTCTCAAGCCAGAAATTATAACCCTGTGATAGGTACTGGAGCAGCTAGCGGTAGCCAAGGTAACTATTCTCTAACGATTTCTACTAATGAAAGTACATGGCAAATTGAGGGAACAGGAGACTTTAACCGTGATGGACACATCGATATCCTCTGGCACAACTCATCTACTAACCAAAATGGCGCATGGTTAATGAACTCTGGTGGTGCAAATATCGGCTGGCAAAACATGGCAGGCAACCCCGCCGGTTGGGAAATTAACGGTACAGGAGACTTCAACCGCGACGGCAACATCGATATCCTCTGGCACAACGCATCTACTAACCAAAATGGCGCATGGTTAATGAACTCTGGTGGTGCAAATATCGGCTGGCAAAACATGGCAGGCAACCCCGGCGGTTGGGAAATCAACGGTACAGGAGACTTCAACCGCGACGGCAACATTGATATCCTCTGGCACAACTCATCTACTAACCAAAATGGTGCATGGTTAATGAACTCTGGTGGTGCAAATATCGGCTGGCAAAACATGGCAGGCAACCCCGGCGGTTGGGAAATCAACGGTACAGGAGACTTCAACCGCGACGGCAACATCGATATCCTCTGGCACAACTCCTCTACTAACCAAAATGGCGCATGGTTAATGAACTCTGGTGGTGCAAATATCGGCTGGCAAAACATGGCAGGCAACCCCGCCAGTTGGGAAATTAACGGTATAGGAGACTTCAACCGCGACGGCAACATCGATATCCTCTGGCACAACCCCACCAGCAACCTCAATGGTGCATGGTTAATGAACTCTGGTGGTGCAAATATCGGCTGGCAAGGTATGTCTCCTAACCCGTAA